The DNA segment TTTCGCTTCCGTTTATTTTTACTCTGTATGCCCCGATATGCTGTGTGATACCACCTGCTTCAGTAGAGGTAACATCTGCGTTTCTTATAGCATCAAGAAGTGATGTTTTACCATGGTCAACATGCCCCATAACAACAACGACAGGTGAGCGAGGAACTAAGTCTTCTGCTTTATCTTCGATATCTGAAATAACCTGTTCTTCAAGTGATACGATAATTTCTTTTTCGTATTTTACGCCATATTCTTCACAGATAAGCGCAGCAGTATCAAAATCGATAACCTGATTTACACTTGCCATAACGCCTAAAAGCATAAGTTTTTTAATAACATCTGCAGCAGTTTTCTTAATTCTCTGAGCAAAATCGCCTACTGTTATTTCATCAGGAATTTTAATGTGAAGAATTTCAGGCTTGATAACTGTCTGCTTCTTAGCCTGGTTTGCAAATTTTTCAAACTTCTTGCTCTGTTGCTGACCGCCTTTTTTAAGTTTCTGCTTTTTATCGTGTGTTCCGTATATATCATCTGTTTTTAAGATGTTTTGTATTCTTTCATCATCAATATTACTGATTTCAACATTAGAACTTCTTGTATCAACATATCTGACTTTCTTTTCAATCGGTTTTTCAATAACCTTTTTAAGTTCTTCTTCGCTAAATTCAAATTTTTCCTGTTCTTTCTTTTTAGGCTGAGGCTTAACTTCCTCTTTTTTAGGCTGAGTATTTTTAACCTCTTTTGTTTCCTGTTTATTTTGAGTTTTTTTAGTTTCAGCCTTTTCTTCTTTTTTAGGCTCTTCTTTCTTTATAGCATCTTCTTTCATAATTTCTTCAATAGATGCCACTTCCACTTTATTTGTTATTAACTGAAAGAATAAATCTAATTCATTATTATCCAATTTGCTTTTTGTACTTTTCCCTGCAAACCCAAGTTCTTTTAATGTGTTCACAAGTTCTTTGACTTCGACTCCAAGGTCTAAAGCCAGTTCACTGACTTTTTTTGTTTCCATACTTTAAAAGCACCTCCATTTTAATTCTTTATACCGTTTATAAAGTTTATATCCGTAATAACCAATGACATGGTTTCTTCCTTGCCAAGAATTTGTCCCAATTCTTCTTTTGTGCCGTAAATAATATAGTCTGTATTATAAAATTTAAGTAAGTTTAAAAGTTTCTCCTTTTGTTTTTCTGACCCGTCATTTGCCACAACCACAAAAGGTGCTTTTCCCTCTTTGACAAGTTTTTCGGTTATAAACGTTCCTGCTCTTACCTTTCCTGCACGGTTAGCAAGACCGATAAGCCTTATTTTTTTATCAATTAACATTTTTAAAAAACTCTTCTCTTAAATTTTCGTAAACTGAGGCGTCTACTTTATCTTTGAAAGCATAATCAAGTTGCTTTTTCTTAAATGCTGTTTCAAGGCATTTTTCCGATTTGCAGATATATGCTCCTCTTCCGTTCTTCTTCCCTGTAAAATCTAAGGATATTGTTCCCTCAGGGCTTTTCACTATTCTTACTAAGTCTTTTTTATCGAATGATAATTTGCATCCGATACATCTTCTCTGAGGCAGGGTTTTCATTAAGTATCTTCCTCTCTTATATTAGTCTTTTACACTTTTGATATCTATTTTCCAGCCTGTAAGTTTGGCAGCAAGTCTTACATTCTGCCCCTCTTTTCCTATCGCAAGGGATAGTTGGCTTTCAGGAACTAATACCTGACAAGATTTTTCTTCTTCGTTAACAGAAACTTCAAGAACCTTTGCAGGAGATAATGCCTGAGTAATGTACTGTTCAGGATCTTCGTTATAAACGATAATGTCTATCTTTTCTCCTCTTAGTTCGTTTAAGATATTAGATACTCTCATACCTTTAGGCCCAACGCATGAACCAACAGGGTCAACATCTTTATTATTTGAAAATACTGCAATTTTAGTTCTTGAACCTGCTTCTCTTGAAATTCCCTTGATTTCAACTGTTCCGTCCTGAATTTCAGGAACTTCTTTTTCAAATAATCTTTTAATAAGACCAGGATGGCTTCTTGATAAAACAATCTGAAGACCTCTTGCATCATCTTTAACATCTATAACATAAAGATATATTTTTTCTCCTGGACGGATATTTTCCCCAGGTGTCTGTTCGCCCTGTGCTAAAATTGCTTCCTGTGTGCCTATTTCTATCATAATATTTTTATGAGGCCCCTGTTCAATTCTCTGAACAAGACCTAAAAGAATTTCCCCTTTCTTTTCGGAAAATTCATTACAAGCAATAGTTCTTTCCGCTTCTCTTATTCTTTGCACTATAACCTGTTTTGCAGTTTGCGCTGCAATTCTGCCGAAAGTTTTAGGCATAACGTTGATTTCAATTTCATCGCCTACCT comes from the Clostridia bacterium genome and includes:
- a CDS encoding ribosomal L7Ae/L30e/S12e/Gadd45 family protein, which encodes MLIDKKIRLIGLANRAGKVRAGTFITEKLVKEGKAPFVVVANDGSEKQKEKLLNLLKFYNTDYIIYGTKEELGQILGKEETMSLVITDINFINGIKN
- a CDS encoding YlxR family protein, whose protein sequence is MKTLPQRRCIGCKLSFDKKDLVRIVKSPEGTISLDFTGKKNGRGAYICKSEKCLETAFKKKQLDYAFKDKVDASVYENLREEFFKNVN
- the nusA gene encoding transcription termination/antitermination protein NusA, which codes for MNKEFLAALEAVANEKSIDKELLIDAIETALLSAYKREFTQTGEIRGIVNRKTGEMGVYALKKVVEKVEDPSLEISFEEASKINKHYQVGDEIEINVMPKTFGRIAAQTAKQVIVQRIREAERTIACNEFSEKKGEILLGLVQRIEQGPHKNIMIEIGTQEAILAQGEQTPGENIRPGEKIYLYVIDVKDDARGLQIVLSRSHPGLIKRLFEKEVPEIQDGTVEIKGISREAGSRTKIAVFSNNKDVDPVGSCVGPKGMRVSNILNELRGEKIDIIVYNEDPEQYITQALSPAKVLEVSVNEEEKSCQVLVPESQLSLAIGKEGQNVRLAAKLTGWKIDIKSVKD